In the Chitinophagaceae bacterium genome, one interval contains:
- a CDS encoding CinA family nicotinamide mononucleotide deamidase-related protein has protein sequence MTQASIITIGDELLIGQVIDTNSAWMAQELNKWGIRVVRRVAVGDVWDEIWTALDEEQKYADIILITGGLGPTADDITKPLLCKYFDGKMLVNEAARQNVLDIFTRLNRPVIERNLKQAEVPDVCTVLQNKRGTAPGMWFEKDGKVFVSMPGVPHEMKGMMEDDVIPMLLKQFRFPAIIHKTLLTAGVGESFLAELIQDFEATLPAHIKLAYLPNYGMVRLRLTSTGFDKEKTGKEVQEFFETLQSLVKEYMVTNEDEPVEKVVGKLLVAKGKTLCTAESCSGGYIAHLLTSIPGSSGFYEGSVVSYSYKAKEDLLQVDKEILESKGAVSEEVVLQMATGALKNIRSDYVIAVSGIMGPGGGLPGKPVGTVWVAFGNKEKIETQKLYFRFDRMRNIQLTAVNALNLLRKFILSGS, from the coding sequence ATGACACAGGCATCCATCATCACCATCGGCGACGAATTACTGATCGGACAGGTCATTGATACCAACAGCGCCTGGATGGCACAGGAACTCAACAAATGGGGCATACGGGTTGTGCGCCGGGTAGCGGTGGGTGATGTATGGGACGAGATATGGACCGCCCTGGATGAAGAACAGAAATACGCCGATATCATTTTGATCACCGGCGGACTGGGGCCTACAGCCGATGATATCACCAAACCACTCCTCTGCAAATATTTCGACGGAAAGATGCTGGTGAATGAGGCAGCCAGGCAAAATGTGCTGGATATTTTCACCCGGCTTAACCGCCCTGTCATAGAACGCAATTTAAAACAGGCCGAAGTACCGGATGTGTGCACCGTTTTGCAGAATAAAAGGGGCACGGCACCCGGAATGTGGTTTGAGAAGGACGGGAAGGTCTTCGTCAGCATGCCCGGAGTGCCTCATGAGATGAAGGGTATGATGGAAGACGATGTGATACCGATGCTGCTGAAACAATTCAGGTTTCCCGCCATCATCCATAAAACACTACTCACTGCGGGAGTAGGCGAAAGTTTTCTGGCAGAACTAATACAGGATTTTGAGGCAACGCTTCCGGCCCATATCAAACTGGCATACCTTCCCAATTACGGTATGGTGCGGCTGCGGCTTACCTCAACCGGGTTTGACAAAGAAAAAACGGGGAAAGAAGTGCAGGAGTTCTTCGAGACCCTGCAATCACTGGTAAAAGAATACATGGTGACCAACGAAGATGAGCCGGTAGAAAAAGTGGTAGGAAAACTGCTGGTGGCCAAAGGCAAAACCCTGTGTACCGCCGAAAGCTGTTCGGGAGGATATATTGCCCACCTGCTTACTTCCATTCCCGGCTCTTCCGGGTTTTATGAAGGCAGCGTGGTGAGTTACTCCTACAAAGCCAAAGAGGACCTTTTGCAGGTTGACAAAGAAATACTGGAATCGAAAGGCGCCGTAAGCGAGGAAGTGGTATTGCAGATGGCGACGGGTGCGTTAAAGAATATCAGGTCTGATTACGTGATCGCTGTATCAGGGATCATGGGCCCGGGTGGCGGCCTGCCCGGTAAGCCGGTGGGTACGGTCTGGGTGGCATTCGGGAACAAAGAAAAGATCGAGACACAGAAATTATATTTCCGCTTCGACCGGATGCGGAACATACAACTTACAGCAGTAAATGCATTGAATCTGCTCCGCAAATTCATACTGTCAGGATCATAA
- a CDS encoding DoxX family protein translates to MKKLLSAKYSAGAVTAAMLVLRLAAGILMMNHGYDKLVHFGEYQHKFMSFLGMGGTLSLALVVFAEFFCSLFLVLGLFTRLATIPLIVTMAVALFDAHDGKFFGDGEMAALYIAGYLVLLIVGPGRISVDSMIGK, encoded by the coding sequence ATGAAAAAATTACTCTCTGCAAAGTATTCAGCCGGGGCAGTAACGGCGGCCATGTTGGTCTTACGGCTTGCTGCCGGCATCCTGATGATGAACCATGGATACGATAAACTCGTTCACTTTGGAGAATACCAGCATAAATTCATGAGTTTCCTGGGCATGGGCGGCACGTTATCCCTGGCATTGGTTGTTTTTGCTGAATTCTTCTGCTCCCTGTTCCTGGTACTTGGATTATTTACCAGGCTCGCCACCATACCGTTGATCGTAACCATGGCCGTTGCTCTTTTTGATGCACACGATGGTAAGTTTTTTGGGGATGGTGAAATGGCAGCGCTTTATATAGCCGGTTATCTTGTTTTACTTATTGTTGGTCCGGGAAGGATCAGCGTGGACAGCATGATCGGCAAATAG
- a CDS encoding 2-oxo acid dehydrogenase subunit E2: MSLVDLVMPKLGESIMEATILKWHKNPGDPIRQDETVLDIATDKVDSEVPSTAEGVIEEILFKENDVVPIGTVIAKIRVGANAAVSGNQPAPAPKQEEYEEARVVEEIPYQPTNNEQRTTSNTQTSKVRFYSPLVLNIAQQEGIGMAELENIPGTGQEGRVSKKDILAYVAAKGSSSKPQGTSQQPQSSAVVTTDNRPQTNDQSSTNNVPAVYTGNVEVIEMDRMRKLIAKHMTDSKRTSAHVTSFAECDVTNLVLWREKVKKDFEKREGEKITFTPLFIEAIVKCIKRYPWLSSSVEGDKIIIKKDLNIGMATALPNGNLIVPVIKNADQLNLTGLTRQVNGLANAARTGKLKPDDTNGGTFTLTNVGTFGSIMGTPIINQPQVAIMAVGAIKKRPMVIETPQGDSIAIRHMMYISLSYDHRIIDGALGSTFLNAVSKELENFDVNRSI; encoded by the coding sequence ATGAGTTTAGTTGATTTAGTAATGCCGAAACTGGGTGAAAGCATCATGGAAGCCACCATTTTGAAATGGCATAAGAATCCAGGCGATCCCATCCGGCAGGATGAAACCGTGCTGGACATTGCCACCGATAAAGTGGACAGTGAAGTGCCCTCCACTGCCGAAGGTGTTATTGAAGAAATTCTATTCAAGGAAAACGACGTGGTGCCCATTGGCACCGTGATCGCAAAGATCCGGGTTGGCGCCAATGCTGCCGTTTCCGGCAACCAGCCCGCCCCTGCACCCAAACAGGAAGAGTATGAAGAAGCCAGGGTGGTGGAAGAAATCCCATACCAGCCAACGAACAACGAACAACGGACAACGTCAAATACACAAACATCCAAAGTACGTTTTTACTCCCCCCTGGTTTTGAATATTGCCCAGCAGGAAGGCATCGGCATGGCCGAACTGGAAAATATCCCCGGCACCGGGCAGGAAGGAAGGGTGAGCAAGAAAGATATCCTGGCCTATGTGGCGGCAAAGGGAAGCAGCAGCAAGCCGCAAGGGACAAGTCAACAGCCCCAAAGTTCTGCTGTTGTGACAACCGACAACCGACCACAGACCAACGACCAATCATCAACAAACAATGTTCCTGCTGTTTACACCGGCAACGTAGAAGTGATTGAAATGGACCGCATGCGTAAGCTCATCGCCAAACACATGACAGACAGCAAGCGTACTTCGGCACATGTTACCAGCTTTGCAGAATGTGATGTGACCAACCTTGTTCTGTGGAGGGAGAAAGTGAAAAAGGATTTTGAAAAGCGGGAAGGTGAAAAGATCACGTTCACTCCCCTGTTCATTGAAGCGATCGTAAAATGCATCAAACGATATCCATGGCTCAGCAGCAGCGTGGAAGGCGATAAGATCATCATAAAAAAAGACCTGAACATCGGTATGGCCACTGCCCTGCCGAATGGTAACCTGATCGTTCCCGTCATTAAAAATGCCGACCAGCTGAATTTAACCGGGCTCACCAGGCAGGTGAATGGCCTGGCCAATGCAGCCCGTACCGGGAAACTGAAACCCGATGATACCAATGGCGGCACGTTCACGCTGACCAATGTGGGTACTTTCGGAAGCATCATGGGCACCCCCATCATCAACCAGCCGCAGGTGGCCATCATGGCCGTGGGTGCGATCAAGAAAAGGCCCATGGTAATTGAAACACCACAGGGCGACAGTATTGCGATCCGCCACATGATGTATATCTCTTTAAGCTATGACCACCGCATCATTGACGGTGCATTGGGCTCTACGTTCCTGAACGCCGTGTCGAAAGAACTGGAGAATTTTGATGTGAACAGGAGTATATAA
- a CDS encoding tetratricopeptide repeat protein, which produces MIELKTMIKQRITCLLLATAFSLSALSQPTNAVTDTEKKFKDAKALFVQEQFALAYPLFAELKAQYPDNTVSDHTYLNDDVGYYYIACQLKLQQPVAEQQARHYINVVNNEPRRQLMSYHLAKFYFTREDFSNAINYYERAGLENLSNAEIADAKFEKAYCYFNLKQFDQAKPLFDEIHQLPGNKYYIPANYYYGFISYYDRRFNEALKAFKLVETQEAYKGVVPYYIAEIYYFQGKKDEALRYGESVLARPGVLYYQKEMNLLIGQLYFEKKNYKRALPLLEAYVNSSEKVSKEVMYELSYCYYDANQLGKAIEGFKQLSTERDSMGQNSMYLLGDCYLRTNQKANARNAFQYSVYNSSNKVQQQVSRFNYAKLSYELGYQDIALSEMKKYLQDYPNSEYDTEAKEILVNLLTNTNNFADALNLYESFDKPTASMQKAYPRILYGRAVELINDQQVKKADELLTKILQLPASPVTPYANFWKGEIAYRNNEYDGAIRYLNLYLQANVPAQGEANNAAARYNLGYCWLQKENYKQALGFFEQVAKTVSVTSPFMDQDAYVRSADCYFMNREFAKANSMYDNVVNNALPQSDYAMFQKSLIAGVKSSSEKIRTLNALLKQYPKSNMVPDVNMEIALTYIADEKFNEAVPYLNTLISSAEAGGLKPKAYLKLGLCYYNMNRNTEALDNYQALIQKYPRSAEADEAMDIMKNIYVETGRPNDYIEMMRKNGKNISVSEADSLTYASAELKYNAADCNAAIAGFKNYLSQYPNGSYALEANYFSSECYLKSKDWQKALAGYDYVNSKGLNRYFEKATLEAARINYFELKDYAAAKKYFESLTAGAVNQDNQLEALRGLVRCYYLLKDYTLANEAANKLLTRKGLTTDDRSIAFLVLGKSQQLKNDCAGAITSFKSCASINKSAWGAEARFEIAHCLFTTNNFSAAERSALAVIKETGSYDNWVTKSYILLGDIFMQQKDYFNAKATYESVAKNAVIPELKQEAQQKLERPSRKKRLSVKWEGIRS; this is translated from the coding sequence ATGATCGAACTCAAAACCATGATAAAACAAAGAATTACATGCCTGTTGCTGGCAACAGCATTTTCCCTATCCGCCCTTTCACAGCCAACGAATGCAGTCACAGACACGGAAAAAAAATTCAAAGATGCAAAAGCGCTTTTTGTACAGGAGCAGTTTGCCCTGGCCTACCCGTTGTTTGCTGAACTGAAGGCACAATATCCCGACAATACGGTAAGTGACCATACCTACCTCAATGATGATGTGGGTTACTATTACATAGCCTGCCAGCTGAAATTGCAGCAGCCCGTTGCCGAACAACAGGCAAGGCATTACATCAACGTGGTGAATAATGAGCCACGCAGGCAGTTGATGAGTTACCACCTGGCAAAATTTTATTTTACCAGGGAAGATTTCAGCAATGCCATTAATTATTACGAACGGGCAGGACTGGAAAATTTAAGTAATGCCGAGATCGCGGATGCAAAATTTGAAAAAGCATATTGTTATTTCAACCTCAAACAGTTTGACCAGGCCAAACCTTTGTTTGATGAGATACACCAGTTACCCGGCAATAAGTATTATATACCCGCCAATTATTACTATGGCTTCATCAGTTATTACGACCGCCGGTTCAACGAAGCATTGAAGGCATTCAAGCTGGTGGAAACGCAGGAAGCCTATAAGGGAGTGGTACCATACTATATTGCGGAGATCTATTATTTCCAGGGAAAGAAGGACGAAGCATTGCGGTATGGGGAAAGCGTTCTTGCCCGGCCCGGTGTTTTGTACTATCAGAAAGAGATGAACCTGCTCATTGGCCAGTTGTATTTTGAGAAGAAGAACTATAAACGGGCTTTACCACTACTGGAAGCCTATGTGAACAGCAGCGAAAAAGTGAGCAAGGAAGTGATGTATGAGCTGAGCTATTGTTATTATGATGCCAACCAGCTGGGCAAAGCCATTGAAGGGTTCAAACAGTTAAGTACCGAACGGGACTCGATGGGGCAGAACAGCATGTACCTGCTGGGCGACTGTTACTTACGAACCAACCAGAAAGCAAATGCCCGTAATGCATTTCAGTACAGCGTCTACAACAGTTCCAATAAGGTCCAGCAGCAGGTATCACGGTTCAATTATGCCAAGCTTTCTTACGAACTGGGCTACCAGGACATTGCCCTTAGTGAGATGAAGAAATACCTGCAGGATTATCCAAACAGCGAATACGATACCGAGGCAAAAGAGATACTGGTGAACCTGCTTACCAATACCAACAATTTTGCAGATGCACTGAACCTCTATGAGTCATTTGATAAACCCACGGCCTCCATGCAGAAAGCCTATCCGCGTATCCTGTACGGACGGGCAGTGGAACTGATCAATGACCAGCAGGTGAAAAAGGCCGATGAATTGCTGACGAAGATCCTTCAACTGCCTGCCTCTCCGGTTACACCCTATGCCAATTTCTGGAAAGGGGAGATCGCTTACCGGAACAACGAATATGACGGGGCGATCAGGTACCTGAACCTTTACCTGCAGGCAAATGTTCCCGCCCAGGGAGAGGCAAATAATGCGGCTGCCAGGTACAACCTGGGTTATTGCTGGCTGCAAAAAGAGAATTACAAACAGGCGCTTGGCTTTTTTGAACAGGTGGCAAAAACAGTTTCGGTCACTTCCCCATTCATGGACCAGGATGCGTATGTACGCAGCGCCGACTGCTATTTTATGAACAGGGAGTTTGCAAAAGCAAACAGCATGTATGATAACGTGGTGAACAATGCCCTGCCGCAGAGTGATTATGCCATGTTCCAGAAATCACTGATCGCAGGCGTAAAGAGTTCCTCCGAAAAGATACGGACGCTGAATGCATTGTTAAAGCAATATCCAAAGAGCAATATGGTGCCCGACGTGAACATGGAGATCGCCCTGACCTATATTGCCGATGAAAAATTCAACGAGGCGGTTCCTTACCTGAATACACTGATCAGTTCTGCAGAAGCCGGTGGCCTGAAGCCGAAAGCATACTTAAAACTTGGTCTGTGCTATTACAACATGAACCGCAATACGGAGGCGCTGGATAATTACCAGGCGCTCATTCAGAAATATCCGCGATCCGCTGAGGCCGATGAAGCCATGGACATCATGAAGAACATATACGTGGAAACAGGCAGGCCGAACGATTACATAGAAATGATGCGTAAGAATGGAAAGAATATTTCGGTTTCCGAGGCGGATTCACTCACCTATGCTTCAGCAGAATTAAAATACAATGCAGCCGACTGCAATGCGGCCATTGCCGGGTTTAAGAATTACCTGTCGCAATACCCCAACGGTTCGTATGCGCTGGAAGCAAATTATTTCAGCAGTGAATGTTACCTGAAGAGCAAAGACTGGCAGAAGGCCCTGGCCGGTTACGATTATGTGAACAGCAAAGGCCTGAACCGTTACTTTGAAAAAGCAACCCTGGAAGCAGCCAGGATAAATTATTTTGAACTGAAAGACTATGCTGCGGCAAAAAAATACTTTGAATCATTGACCGCCGGCGCCGTGAACCAGGATAATCAACTGGAAGCGTTGAGGGGGCTGGTACGTTGTTATTACCTGCTGAAGGATTATACACTGGCCAACGAGGCCGCCAATAAACTGCTCACCAGGAAAGGCCTTACTACCGACGACAGGTCGATCGCATTCCTGGTGCTGGGAAAATCGCAGCAGTTGAAGAATGATTGTGCCGGCGCCATCACATCGTTCAAGTCCTGTGCATCCATCAACAAATCGGCCTGGGGCGCCGAAGCCCGGTTCGAGATCGCCCATTGCCTGTTTACAACGAACAATTTCAGCGCTGCTGAAAGATCGGCACTGGCTGTGATCAAAGAAACAGGCTCTTATGATAACTGGGTAACGAAGAGCTATATCCTGCTCGGGGATATTTTCATGCAGCAGAAAGATTATTTCAATGCAAAAGCTACGTACGAAAGCGTGGCTAAAAATGCGGTGATACCCGAACTGAAGCAGGAAGCCCAGCAGAAGCTTGAAAGGCCATCGAGGAAGAAAAGGCTGTCAGTAAAGTGGGAGGGAATTAGGAGTTAA
- the dacB gene encoding D-alanyl-D-alanine carboxypeptidase/D-alanyl-D-alanine-endopeptidase, whose translation MKTVYLFIGLIVSSISFGQNVQARLSMALKGLEKDGQFKHAIISLYVVDSKTGNVVFDKNSQVGLAPASCQKVVTSVSAFELLGKDFTYKTTMGYSGNFDGTSLNGNILFTGYGDPTLGSWRWEKTKEEMVKQQIATALKKKNISSVNGNLVIDESKWESQATPGGWIWEDVGNYYGAGARALNWHENQYDLILRPGKKPGDSVGIIATAPPLEVSVLVNELKTGKTGSGDQSIIYLPEDGLIGYVRGTIPAGKETFTVSGSMPDASLPFIKMTESILDSINIKLGGRAKTSDHYFLNKEKLPVQSGTLLSIVSPSLDSINYWFLKKSVNLYGEAFVKTIAYEKKGFGATDTGLNIIKNFWQERGIERSALNIMDGSGLSPANRVTTHALATVMQYARQQNWFASFYNALPEMNGIKMKDGYIGGVRSYTGYVKSKTGTEYTFSFIVNNFDGSPGAAREKMWKLLDILK comes from the coding sequence ATGAAAACAGTTTATTTGTTTATTGGTTTAATAGTCAGCTCAATTTCTTTCGGGCAGAATGTGCAGGCCCGTTTATCTATGGCTTTAAAAGGATTGGAAAAGGATGGACAGTTCAAACACGCCATCATCAGTTTGTATGTGGTGGATAGTAAAACAGGCAACGTTGTATTTGATAAAAATTCACAGGTGGGGCTGGCGCCTGCAAGCTGCCAGAAAGTGGTTACAAGCGTGAGTGCATTTGAACTACTGGGGAAAGACTTCACGTACAAAACAACTATGGGATATAGTGGAAATTTTGACGGGACTTCTTTAAATGGAAATATTCTCTTTACCGGGTATGGAGACCCGACCCTGGGAAGCTGGCGATGGGAAAAAACAAAAGAAGAAATGGTAAAACAACAGATCGCAACCGCGTTGAAAAAGAAAAATATTTCCTCGGTCAATGGTAACCTGGTCATTGATGAATCGAAGTGGGAAAGCCAGGCTACACCAGGAGGATGGATATGGGAAGATGTTGGGAATTACTACGGCGCCGGAGCCCGGGCGTTGAACTGGCATGAAAATCAGTACGACCTTATTTTAAGACCGGGTAAAAAACCGGGCGATTCTGTCGGGATCATTGCTACGGCGCCGCCTTTGGAGGTTTCGGTACTGGTAAATGAATTGAAGACTGGCAAGACCGGAAGCGGGGATCAATCCATTATTTACCTGCCTGAAGATGGGTTAATAGGGTATGTAAGGGGAACCATACCGGCGGGCAAAGAAACGTTTACTGTTTCAGGTTCCATGCCGGATGCATCCCTCCCGTTTATAAAAATGACAGAAAGCATCCTCGACAGTATAAATATTAAATTAGGCGGGCGGGCAAAAACAAGCGATCACTATTTTTTAAACAAAGAAAAACTACCGGTTCAGTCGGGGACACTACTTTCAATCGTTTCACCTTCTTTAGACAGCATCAATTACTGGTTCCTAAAAAAAAGCGTGAACCTGTATGGCGAAGCGTTTGTAAAAACAATTGCGTATGAGAAAAAAGGATTTGGCGCAACGGATACCGGGCTCAATATCATCAAGAACTTCTGGCAGGAGCGGGGCATTGAAAGATCGGCGTTGAATATCATGGACGGCAGCGGCCTTTCGCCCGCCAACCGGGTCACCACCCATGCATTGGCCACGGTGATGCAGTATGCCCGGCAGCAAAACTGGTTTGCTTCCTTTTACAATGCCCTGCCCGAAATGAATGGCATTAAAATGAAGGATGGATATATCGGCGGGGTAAGAAGTTATACCGGCTATGTAAAAAGTAAAACAGGTACTGAATATACTTTTTCCTTCATCGTAAATAATTTCGACGGCAGCCCCGGGGCAGCCCGGGAAAAAATGTGGAAGCTGCTGGATATTTTAAAGTAA
- a CDS encoding acyl-CoA thioesterase: protein MFITETQIRIHYALTDQMGIVYYGHYAQFYEIGRAEAIRQIGYTYKEIEAMGIIMPVVEIHSRFLRPAKYDDLITVKTTLKEMPTHHKIVFHAEIYNEQDELLNTGVVTLFFADAKTMKRCSMPEELKDKLAGYFAPNP, encoded by the coding sequence ATGTTCATAACCGAAACCCAGATACGGATCCATTACGCCCTCACCGACCAGATGGGCATTGTATATTATGGCCACTATGCCCAGTTCTATGAAATAGGCCGGGCCGAAGCCATCCGGCAGATCGGGTATACGTATAAAGAGATAGAAGCAATGGGGATCATCATGCCCGTGGTGGAGATCCACAGCCGTTTCCTGCGGCCCGCCAAATACGATGATCTCATCACGGTAAAGACCACCTTAAAGGAAATGCCTACGCATCATAAGATCGTATTTCATGCAGAGATCTATAATGAGCAGGATGAGTTACTGAATACCGGTGTGGTCACGTTGTTCTTTGCAGATGCAAAGACAATGAAGCGCTGTTCCATGCCGGAAGAGCTAAAGGATAAACTGGCTGGATATTTTGCCCCAAACCCCTAA